From Rutidosis leptorrhynchoides isolate AG116_Rl617_1_P2 chromosome 3, CSIRO_AGI_Rlap_v1, whole genome shotgun sequence, a single genomic window includes:
- the LOC139900372 gene encoding uncharacterized mitochondrial protein AtMg01250-like, whose amino-acid sequence MHCMGFGNKWKDWILACLKSASISILVNGAPTNEFSLGRGVRQGDPLSSLLFILAAEGLNIPVKAALEKDLFKGVEVEDDKVIVSHLQYADDTIFFGEWNRENAINLRMLLKCFELASGLKVNMQKSCIYGIGVNQGDVVSLASYLGCQAGKLPFIYLGLPIGSKMNKLNDWFPVIDKFNKRLSNWKMRSLSF is encoded by the coding sequence ATGCATTGTATGGGGTTCGGGAATAAATGGAAAGATTGGATCCTAGCTTGTCTCAAATCGGCTTCAATTTCCATATTAGTCAATGGTGCACCTACAAATGAATTTTCACTTGGTAGAGGTGTAAGACAAGGTGATCCGTTATCATCTTTGCTTTTCATCTTAGCGGCCGAGGGACTAAACATTCCTGTAAAGGCGGCTTTGGAAAAAGATCTTTTCAAAGGGGTTGAAGTCGAGGATGATAAGGTAATTGTATCACATCTTCAATACGCGGACGACACCATTTTCTTCGGGGAGTGGAATCGCGAAAATGCCATTAATTTGAGAATGTTGTTAAAATGTTTTGAATTAGCTTCCGGTTTAAAAGTAAATATGCAAAAAAGTTGTATTTATGGTATCGGGGTGAATCAAGGTGATGTCGTTTCTTTAGCAAGCTATTTGGGGTGCCAAGCCGGAAAATTACCCTTCATCTACCTAGGGCTTCCAATCGGATCGAAAATGAACAAATTAAATGATTGGTTTCCGGTTATAGACAAATTCAACAAACGGTTATCGAATTGGAAAATGCGTTCGTTGTCTTTTTGA
- the LOC139900373 gene encoding uncharacterized protein has product MVNLAPFGTSIGSGKINCVSYSRVSIDLKVNKKLQLRIAFQYQKAGSNSVALEPNSISNNKDSWAWSLSSNGSLTVKKLAVLIDEKALAHFASLHLHMRNKLIPKKVEIFVWRLLHKRLPVRTELDKRGLDLNSVRCPLCDGDIESVDHIFTSCKLACDIWGRVAKWWNLRYSSHNSIEDVLKVVGFSSISHSGKSILQAIFWVSAYAIWRNRNNMVFQGKRWGPPVALNEIQTLSFDWIAARVKEKKLDWLTWISNLSIYLSS; this is encoded by the exons ATGGTGAATCTAGCTCCTTTTGGCACGAGCATTGGATCGGGGAAGATAAATTGTGTCTCTTATTCTCGCGTCTCTATAGACTTGAAAGTGAACAAGAAGCTACAATTAAGGATCGCGTTTCAATATCAGAAGGCAGGATCGAATTCAGTGGCGCTGGAGCCGAATTCCATCAG CAATAATAAGGATAGTTGGGCTTGGAGTCTGTCTTCAAATGGCTCCCTCACTGTTAAAAAACTGGCCGTATTAATCGATGAAAAGGCCTTGGCCCATTTCGCCTCGCTACATCTGCATATGCGAAACAAGTTGATTCCCAAAAAAGTTGAGATTTTCGTGTGGAGATTGTTGCACAAAAGATTACCCGTTCGGACCGAATTGGACAAGAGAGGCTTAGATCTTAATAGTGTACGATGTCCCCTTTGTGATGGCGATATAGAATCGGTAGATCATATATTTACGTCATGTAAACTTGCGTGTGATATTTGGGGTAGAGTTGCTAAATGGTGGAATCTAAGATATTCCAGCCACAATTCCATTGAAGATGTATTAAAAGTTGTCGGATTCTCTTCCATATCTCATTCAGGAAAGTCGATTCTTCAGGCTATTTTTTGGGTTAGTGCGTATGCGATTTGGAGGAACCGAAACAATATGGTTTTCCAAGGCAAAAGATGGGGCCCCCCGGTCGCATTGAACGAGATTCAAACCTTGTCATTCGATTGGATCGCCGCTCGAGTTAAAGAAAAAAAATTGGATTGGCTCACTTGGATTTCAAATCTTAGTATATATCTGTCTTCTTAG
- the LOC139896795 gene encoding LOW QUALITY PROTEIN: metal tolerance protein 4-like (The sequence of the model RefSeq protein was modified relative to this genomic sequence to represent the inferred CDS: deleted 1 base in 1 codon), with product MDTKKPLLSSEGGSKHTRRNRRTSVTSLRGDFFSKLPEKVRCGLDPEAPFQVDLSKTTGLIEGEKEYYEKQFAALKSFEEVDSLQSTNDTENEEQELIEQAQHERAINISNWANILLLALKIYATIQSGSLAIAASTLDSLLDLMAGGILWFTHRSMKSINIYKYPIGKLRVQPVGIIIFAAIMATLGFQVLIQAVEQLIRNSPSEKMSDFQLIWLYAIMLTATAVKLVLYIYCRSSGNKIVRAYAKDHYFDVVTNVVGLVAAVLGDEFYWWIDPAGAIVLAVYTITNWSGTVIENAVSLVGQSAPPDFLQTLTYLVLRHHPKISRVDTVRAYTFGVLYFVEVDIELPEDLPLKEAHGIGESLQIKIEELPEVERAFVHLDYECDHKPEHSVLSRLPNSQP from the exons atggATACAAAGAAACCATTGTTGTCAAGTGAAGGAGGGTCGAAGCATACACGAAGGAATAGGCGTACTTCGGTTACTAGTTTGAGAGGCGATTTTTTTTCGAAATTGCCTGAAAAAGTCCGGTGTGGTCTTGACCCTGAGGCTCCATTCCAGGTTGACCTTTCAAAAACTACTGGACTAATAGAAG GGGAGAAAGAATACTATGAAAAGCAATTTGCAGCTTTGAAATCTTTTGAGGAAGTTGACTCTTTACAGTCAACCAACGACACCGAAAACGAAGAGCAAGAATTGATTGAACAAGCTCAGCACGAAAGAGCAATCAACATTTCTAATTGGGCAAATATTTTGCTACTTGCACTTAAG ATTTATGCAACGATACAAAGTGGGTCCTTGGCGATTGCAGCTTCGACACTGGATTCTTTGCTTGATCTTATGGCAGGCGGTATT TTATGGTTCACTCATCGATCGATGAAAAGCATTAACATTTACAAATACCCGATTGGAAAATTGCGAGTTCAACCTGTCGGAATTATCATATTTGCTGCTATTATGGCCACTCTTG GATTTCAAGTGCTAATACAAGCAGTGGAGCAGTTAATTAGGAATTCACCATCTGAAAAAATGAGTGATTTTCAGTTAATATGGTTGTATGCAATCATGCTTACAGCTACCGCTGTTAAACTCGTACTTTATATATACTGCCGAAGCTCAGGAAACAAAATCGTTCGAGCATATGCTAAG GATCATTATTTCGATGTGGTGACAAATGTAGTTGGTTTAGTTGCTGCGGTACTTGGTGACGAGTTCTACTGGTGGATTGATCCAGCTGGCGCCATAGTTCTCGCTGTCTACACGATTACTAATTGGTCTGGAACTGTTATTGAAAATGCAG TTTCGTTAGTTGGGCAATCGGCACCTCCTGATTTTCTACAGACACTTACATATCTAGTCCTGAGGCATCATCCAAAAATTAGCCGTGTGGACACTGTTCGAGCATACACATTTGGCGTTCTTTATTTTGTTGAG GTTGACATAGAATTGCCCGAAGATCTGCCGTTGAAAGAAGCGCATGGAATCGGGGAATCATTACAAATCAAGATAGAAGAACTACCAGAAGTGGAACGAGCATTTGTTCATCTTGATTACGAGTGTGATCACAAACCAGAGCACTCTGTTCTTAGCAGACTTCCAAATAGTCAGCCTTGA